A genome region from Schistocerca nitens isolate TAMUIC-IGC-003100 chromosome 4, iqSchNite1.1, whole genome shotgun sequence includes the following:
- the LOC126251789 gene encoding paired amphipathic helix protein Sin3a-like: MPTSVQLTVPSYSNSVIANGGGSPPPPPQQPSRPKSSQPQAPQAQAQQPQYQRLKVEDALSYLDQVKYKFGSQPQVYNEFLDIMKEFKSQSIDTPGVIQRVSNLFKGHPELIVGFNTFLPPGYKIEVQPNNQGYTFQVSVSMPSSVIGVPATAVVPSGRPSSPTNTPVPPPSFSTVPAPAVAATSSVAPKTPPQQQLQQSPAHSISPLPDAQSAQSQPVEFGHAINYVNKIKKRFISQPEKYKRFLEILHTYQKEQKNVKDGQGHPTRHLTEAEVYAQVARLFQNQEDLLAEFGQFLPDATSHHSTVCDRLASAQTSNAGSNNKVNTGETVTPLKKNSGSGKPAHDSSVTRDSHETPVVTEHRSSTASISHVKSTPMLSPRAGSPPPKRHKTACLRDVSIAEAAKYGNLTDYAFFDKVRKALKNQEVYENFLRCLILFNEEIVSRSELVQLVTPFLGKFPELFRWFKDFVGVTKNSAAGNGSGSSSATVESIPSNVVRQDRPAGDLAMEIDYTACKRLGASYCALPKNYIQPKCSGRTALCKEVLNDTWVSFPNWSEDSTFVTSRKTQFEKYIYRCEDERFELDVVIETNAATIRVLQGVNKKLSRMSPEEAAKFHLDDCLGGFSPTIHQRAIRRIYGDKADDVIDGLKKNPTVAVPVVLRRLKAKEEEWREAQKGFNKIWREQNEKYYLKSLDHQGINFKQNDLKVLRSKSLFNEIETIYEERHDQADEGTGEVATGPHLILQYKDKSMLDDAANLLIHHVKRQTGIQSEDKQRVKQLLRQLLPDMFFHPRQEPSDDEQEDDDDDDRCKPNGDKPSSRKKNKMKGFLHAPTGPSDEAYTLFFANGNWYLFLRLHHILCERLTKIYDQAVILAAEEAKERQDRKESTAVTLRLKPKSEIDVEDYYPTFLDMVKNVLDGNMDSNAYEDTLREMFGIHAYIAFTLDKVVTYAVRQLQHIVSDSTCQKCIELLRNEAKRDGAGGPCHTAAQRAAAEQMYQRRAERLMGDEVCYKVLIYRRDCRMTIELLDNDTEEPDPPAEVEKWSAYIERFTNPGGTADQILDATSRVRSRKPVFLARNVRLWRQHSGSLAEKNRDKVHEKSSPDGEVETTKSDRGNAKDGKGKIKPNSSDDEKSPSAGGSREKVHYADNSGEIVGGDGMQCRFNINQYRMVFVVNKENYLYKRQALRKARTSHQAVSLHLSEKFQKWLNNWVEKNVTDQQHAACKDWLLGRGEDVVSNQTRVLSNNNLNMTPYHPYNRYRVEYLETSDKK; this comes from the coding sequence ATGCCTACCAGCGTGCAGCTGACTGTTCCATCATACAGTAACAGTGTAATAGCAAATGGAGGAGGTTCCCCACCTCCTCCACCACAGCAGCCTTCAAGACCAAAGTCCTCTCAGCCACAGGCGCCGCAGGCGCAGGCGCAGCAGCCACAGTATCAGCGCCTAAAAGTTGAGGATGCTTTGTCTTATCTTGATCAGGTTAAATATAAGTTTGGAAGTCAGCCTCAGGTTTATAATGAATTCCTTGacataatgaaggaatttaaatcCCAGAGCATCGATACTCCGGGAGTTATACAAAGAGTCTCTAATCTCTTCAAAGGGCATCCTGAACTGATTGTTGGATTTAATACCTTTTTGCCACCTGGATACAAAATTGAAGTTCAACCAAACAACCAGGGCTATACGTTCCAGGTGTCTGTATCAATGCCAAGTTCAGTAATTGGTGTTCCAGCTACTGCTGTGGTTCCATCTGGTAGGCCTTCTTCCCCAACCAATACTCCAGTGCCACCCCCAAGTTTCTCTACTGTTCCTGCACCTGCAGTGGCAGCCACCAGTTCTGTTGCTCCCAAGacaccaccacagcagcagttacAGCAGTCACCTGCACACAGTATTTCTCCATTGCCAGATGCGCAGTCTGCTCAGAGTCAGCCAGTAGAATTTGGACATGCTATCAACTatgtcaacaaaataaaaaagagaTTCATCAGTCAGCCAGAGAAGTATAAAAGATTCTTGGAGATTTTACACACTTACCAGAAagaacagaagaatgtaaaagatggACAGGGTCATCCTACAAGACATCTTACAGAAGCAGAAGTGTATGCACAGGTTGCTAGGCTTTTTCAGAATCAAGAAGATCTTTTAGCTGAATTTGGCCAGTTCTTACCTGATGCGACAAGCCATCACTCGACTGTATGTGATAGACTTGCCTCTGCCCAAACCAGTAATGCTGGTAGCAACAACAAAGTGAACACAGGTGAAACTGTCACACCATTGAAGAAGAACAGTGGTTCTGGGAAACCTGCCCATGACAGTTCAGTCACGCGAGATTCACACGAGACACCTGTCGTTACAGAGCACAGGAGTAGTACCGCAAGCATTAGTCATGTCAAGTCAACACCCATGCTGTCACCACGTGCAGGAAGTCCACCTCCCAAGAGACACAAGACAGCATGTTTGAGAGATGTGTCAATTgcagaagctgcaaaatatggaaacCTTACAGATTATGCCTTTTTTGATAAAGTGAGGAAAGCTTTAAAAAACCAAGAAGTATATGAAAATTTTTTAAGGTGTCTTATATTGTTTAATGAAGAGATCGTTTCTCGTTCAGAATTGGTGCAGCTGGTAACGCCTTTCTTGGGGAAATTTCCAGAACTGTTCCGTTGGTTCAAAGATTTTGTAGGAGTCACAAAAAATTCAGCAGCAGGTAATGGCTCTGGCAGCAGTTCAGCTACTGTTGAATCTATTCCAAGTAATGTTGTCCGACAAGACAGACCTGCAGGTGACCTGGCAATGGAAATAGACTACACAGCATGCAAAAGATTGGGTGCGAGCTACTGTGCTCTTCCAAAAAATTATATACAACCAAAATGCTCAGGTCGAACTGCTTTGTGCAAGGAAGTTTTAAATGATACTTGGGTGTCTTTTCCAAACTGGTCAGAAGATTCAACATTTGTTACCTCTAGAAAAACACAGTTTGAGAAATATATATATCGATGTGAAGATGAAAGGTTTGAACTTGATGTGGTTATAGAAACAAATGCTGCCACTATACGGGTGCTACAAGGAGTGAACAAGAAACTGTCACGAATGTCACCTGAGGAAGCAGCTAAGTTCCATTTGGATGACTGCCTTGGTGGATTTTCACCCACAATTCATCAGAGGGCCATCAGACGAATTTATGGAGACAAAGCAGATGATGTGATAGATGGTCTGAAGAAAAATCCTACAGTGGCAGTGCCAGTTGTTCTTCGTAGGCTTAAAGCAAAGGAAGAAGAATGGAGAGAAGCACAGAAAGGCTTTAAcaaaatatggagagaacagaatgAAAAGTACTACCTAAAATCTCTTGATCATCAAGGGATTAATTTCAAACAAAATGATTTGAAAGTGCTGCGCTCCAAAAGCTTATTTAATGAAATAGAAACCATCTATGAAGAAAGACATGACCAAGCTGATGAAGGTACTGGGGAAGTAGCAACAGGCCCTCATCTTATATTGCAGTATAAAGACAAAAGTATGCTAGATGATGCTGCTAATCTGTTGATTCATCATGTCAAAAGGCAAACTGGCATCCAATCAGAAGACAAACAGCGTGTGAAGCAACTTCTGCGTCAGCTTCTACCTGATATGTTCTTCCATCCTCGCCAAGAGCCCAGTGATGATGagcaggaagatgatgatgatgatgaccgatGTAAGCCAAATGGTGACAAACCATCaagcagaaagaaaaataaaatgaaaggtttCCTTCATGCACCAACAGGACCATCTGATGAAGCATACACTCTCTTTTTTGCCAATGGCAACTGGTATCTTTTTTTGAGACTTCATCACATACTGTGTGAACGTCTCACTAAAATATATGATCAGGCAGTCATTTTGGCAGCAGAGGAAGCCAAGGAGCGACAAGATCGGAAAGAGTCAACAGCTGTAACATTGCGTCTCAAACCTAAAAGTGAAATTGATGTTGAGGATTATTATCCAACTTTTCTGGACATGGTAAAGAATGTGTTGGATGGCAACATGGACAGTAATGCGTATGAGGACACTTTGAGAGAGATGTTTGGCATCCATGCGTACATAGCTTTTACATTAGATAAAGTTGTAACTTATGCAGTTAGACAGCTGCAGCATATTGTATCTGATTCCACTTGTCAGAAATGTATTGAACTTCTTCGAAATGAAGCCAAACGTGATGGGGCTGGTGGACCCTGCCATACAGCTGCTCAGAGGGCAGCAGCAGAACAAATGTATCAAAGACGTGCAGAAAGATTGATGGGTGATGAGGTGTGCTACAAAGTGCTTATTTATAGACGTGACTGCCGAATGACAATTGAGCTTCTTGACAATGATACAGAAGAACCAGATCCACCTGCAGAAGTAGAAAAATGGTCAGCATATATTGAGCGATTTACCAATCCTGGTGGCACTGCAGACCAGATACTGGATGCCACATCGAGAGTGAGATCAAGAAAACCTGTGTTCCTGGCTAGGAATGTACGCTTGTGGAGACAGCATTCAGGTAGCTtggctgagaaaaatagggataaggttCATGAAAAATCAAGTCCGGATGGAGAAGTAGAAACCACTAAAAGTGATAGGGGAAATGCCAAAGATGGAAAGGGTAAAATAAAACCaaatagttcagatgatgaaaagaGCCCATCTGCTGGAGGCTCAAGAGAGAAAGTCCATTATGCAGATAACAGTGGGGAAATTGTTGGTGGTGATGGTATGCAATGTCGGTTTAATATTAATCAGTACAGGAtggtgtttgttgtaaataaagaaaattatttatacaaaCGACAGGCTTTGCGCAAGGCTCGTACCTCCCATCAAGCTGTTTCACTTCATTTGAGTGAGAAGTTTCAGAAATGGCTTAACAATTGGGTTGAAAAAAATGTGACAGATCAGCAACATGCAGCTTGTAAGGACTGGTTACTGGGTCGTGGTGAAGATGTAGTGTCTAACCAAACTCGCGTTCTGTCTAATAATAATTTGAACATGACACCTTATCACCCTTATAATCGGTATCGTGTGGAATATTTGGAAACATCGGATAAGAAGTGA